A single Streptomyces sp. 2114.4 DNA region contains:
- a CDS encoding VOC family protein, giving the protein MKITEPTPGAPCWVELGTSDVDAAKVYYRQVFGWRAETDPRDEAGGYTMLYLGAAPVAALTPLHTPGQPTAWTVSFATRDADAQAAAVTEAGGRRLSGPMDVFDLGRFAVLADPEGAVFSLWQGRSFAGAAVFNAPGSLGWVELATRDEEAAKAFYTRIFGWTVGTHKDYPQWGVDGADFGGMSALDEFYPDDVRAHWLPYFAVADVDETAARAAESGGMLLVPPTDVPAGPRIAVIRDPQGGHFGIHRAGTEG; this is encoded by the coding sequence GTGAAGATCACTGAGCCCACACCCGGCGCGCCCTGCTGGGTGGAGCTGGGCACGTCGGACGTGGACGCCGCCAAGGTGTACTACCGCCAGGTCTTCGGCTGGCGCGCCGAGACCGACCCGCGCGACGAGGCGGGCGGCTACACCATGCTGTACCTCGGGGCCGCCCCGGTCGCCGCGCTGACCCCGCTCCACACCCCCGGGCAGCCGACCGCCTGGACCGTGTCGTTCGCGACGCGGGACGCCGATGCGCAGGCCGCGGCGGTCACCGAGGCGGGCGGACGCCGGCTGTCGGGCCCGATGGACGTCTTCGACCTGGGCCGCTTCGCCGTACTGGCCGACCCGGAAGGCGCGGTCTTCTCGCTGTGGCAGGGCCGGTCGTTCGCCGGCGCCGCGGTGTTCAACGCACCGGGCTCGCTCGGCTGGGTCGAGCTCGCGACCCGGGACGAGGAGGCCGCCAAGGCCTTCTACACACGGATCTTCGGCTGGACCGTGGGCACGCACAAGGACTACCCGCAATGGGGCGTCGACGGCGCCGACTTCGGCGGGATGAGCGCGCTGGACGAGTTCTACCCGGACGACGTGCGGGCGCACTGGTTGCCGTACTTCGCGGTCGCCGACGTCGACGAGACGGCCGCGCGGGCCGCCGAGTCGGGCGGCATGCTGCTGGTGCCCCCGACCGATGTGCCCGCGGGGCCGCGGATCGCGGTGATCAGGGATCCGCAGGGAGGGCACTTCGGGATCCACCGCGCCGGTACGGAGGGCTGA
- a CDS encoding NAD(P)/FAD-dependent oxidoreductase, which produces MTPTTPRIAIIGAGPGGLTCARVLQRNDVPVTVFEHDASADARPQTGALELHMTLCQAALRTAGLHEEFAAVARPAGQEIRLLDHTATVLFQYAPTPAPTPAPGAADRSEIGRGELRRLLLDSLTPETVRWGSYLRTLHPLGDGRHRAEFDDGHTETFDLVIGADGSWSRVRPMLSDATPHYTGVTFVESGFEDADTRHPEVARLVGAGRMRAESAGRALIARRDSRGRIRLYAAFRGSQDWALEAGVRMTDTEAVRAVLLDRFAGWDERLLALLRDNDGGFAHRPLFALPVPHTWTHTPGLTLLGDAAHLMPPFAVPGAGLAMLDGAELARALTGHRDPDEAVRAYEAALLPRATEAAERAARGLAQALAPDAPRGSLRHLRDRPR; this is translated from the coding sequence ATGACCCCCACCACTCCCCGTATCGCGATCATCGGCGCCGGCCCCGGCGGACTGACCTGCGCCCGCGTTCTGCAGCGCAACGACGTACCGGTCACCGTCTTCGAGCACGACGCCTCCGCCGACGCCCGCCCGCAAACGGGCGCACTGGAGCTGCACATGACGCTGTGTCAGGCTGCGCTGCGGACCGCCGGTCTGCATGAGGAGTTCGCCGCAGTGGCCCGCCCCGCGGGTCAGGAGATCCGGCTGCTCGACCACACCGCGACGGTCCTCTTCCAGTACGCCCCCACTCCCGCCCCCACCCCCGCCCCCGGCGCGGCCGACCGCTCCGAGATCGGCCGGGGCGAGCTGCGCCGGCTGCTGCTGGACTCGCTCACCCCCGAAACCGTGCGCTGGGGCAGCTATCTGCGCACCCTTCATCCGCTCGGCGACGGCCGCCACCGGGCCGAGTTCGACGACGGCCACACCGAGACCTTCGATCTGGTCATCGGTGCCGACGGCAGCTGGTCCAGGGTCCGGCCGATGCTCTCCGACGCCACCCCCCACTACACCGGGGTCACCTTCGTCGAGTCCGGATTCGAGGACGCCGACACCCGTCACCCCGAGGTCGCCCGGCTGGTCGGCGCCGGCCGCATGAGGGCGGAGTCCGCCGGCCGGGCGCTGATCGCCCGGCGCGACAGCCGCGGCCGCATCCGCCTCTATGCCGCCTTCCGCGGCTCCCAGGACTGGGCCCTGGAGGCCGGGGTGCGGATGACGGACACCGAGGCCGTCCGCGCCGTACTCCTCGACCGGTTCGCGGGCTGGGACGAACGGCTGCTGGCACTGTTGCGGGACAACGACGGCGGGTTCGCCCATCGGCCGCTGTTCGCCCTGCCGGTGCCGCACACCTGGACGCACACCCCCGGCCTGACCCTGCTCGGAGACGCCGCGCATCTGATGCCGCCGTTCGCGGTTCCGGGCGCCGGCCTCGCCATGCTCGACGGCGCCGAACTCGCCCGGGCCCTCACCGGACACCGCGACCCGGACGAGGCGGTACGCGCCTACGAGGCGGCCCTGCTGCCCCGCGCCACCGAGGCCGCCGAGCGTGCCGCCCGCGGCCTGGCGCAAGCCCTCGCCCCCGACGCCCCGCGCGGCTCGCTGCGCCATCTGCGCGACCGCCCGCGGTGA
- a CDS encoding iron ABC transporter permease gives MPDARPAANLLRRVPLFVAGLCALAACAALSLALGARSVPLSTVWDALSGAVHGRDALVVTGLRLPRTVVALAVGAALGVAGAVVQGVTRNPLASPTTLGINAGAGFAVVTAIYALQLTRPEQYVWFAFAGAAAAALFAQALARRAGDLDPARLALGGTVLQLVLVSWTSTVMLASKRSLDEARFWMAGSLAERPLSVLYPVLPTLVLGLLLALVLAPALNALALGDDAAQALGVRVTRIRVAGGLTVVLLAASAVAVAGPLAFIGLAAPHLVRQLLRTSDHRVVVPGCLIAGPLLLLAADILGRVVIRPSELQVGIISAFLGAPLLALLARKVAR, from the coding sequence GTGCCCGATGCGCGTCCCGCCGCGAACCTCCTGCGGCGCGTCCCGCTGTTCGTGGCCGGGCTCTGCGCTCTGGCGGCCTGTGCCGCCCTGAGCCTCGCCCTCGGTGCCCGGTCCGTACCGCTGTCCACCGTGTGGGACGCGCTGTCCGGCGCCGTCCACGGACGGGATGCCCTTGTGGTGACCGGACTTCGGCTGCCGCGGACCGTGGTGGCCCTCGCGGTCGGCGCGGCGCTCGGCGTCGCCGGTGCGGTCGTCCAGGGCGTCACCCGCAACCCGCTCGCGTCCCCGACGACGCTCGGCATCAACGCCGGCGCGGGCTTCGCGGTCGTCACCGCGATCTACGCACTGCAGCTGACCCGCCCCGAGCAGTACGTCTGGTTCGCGTTCGCCGGAGCCGCGGCCGCCGCACTGTTCGCCCAGGCGCTGGCCCGGCGCGCCGGTGATCTCGACCCGGCGCGGCTCGCGCTGGGCGGCACCGTCCTCCAACTCGTCCTGGTCTCCTGGACCTCGACGGTCATGCTGGCCAGCAAGCGGTCGCTGGACGAGGCCCGGTTCTGGATGGCCGGTTCACTGGCCGAGCGCCCGCTCTCGGTGCTCTATCCGGTGCTGCCGACCCTGGTGCTCGGCCTGCTCCTCGCGCTGGTCCTCGCCCCTGCCCTCAACGCGCTGGCGCTGGGCGACGATGCGGCGCAGGCGCTGGGCGTGCGCGTGACCCGGATCCGGGTGGCCGGCGGCCTGACCGTCGTCCTGCTCGCCGCGTCGGCGGTGGCGGTGGCCGGTCCGCTCGCCTTCATCGGACTGGCCGCACCGCACCTGGTCCGCCAGCTGCTGCGCACCTCCGACCACCGAGTCGTGGTGCCCGGCTGTCTGATCGCCGGTCCCCTGCTGCTGCTCGCCGCCGACATCCTCGGACGGGTCGTCATCCGGCCGTCCGAGCTGCAGGTCGGCATCATCAGCGCGTTCCTCGGCGCGCCGCTGCTGGCGCTGCTGGCCCGGAAGGTGGCCCGATGA
- a CDS encoding iron chelate uptake ABC transporter family permease subunit produces the protein MTDLARDEKPLGSPSPAPSPAPRRRPTVRRTLLLALAGLVVLGALVTVSVANGDMPLPPADAALGLFGIGDSATVLVVQEFRAPRMVAAIVAGAGLAVAGALLQRLFRNPLASPDVMGVTGGASFGAVAMLAAGASQALMPLAALGGGLLAAVLLGVFGWRAGVSVTRLVLVGLAVQAGLSAAVSFMVVRFPTELAGSALQWTTGSVYGRTWTEVWSAGGAMAVALLAAFVLQRRLAVLDLGDDSAGALGLRTHTARLQILVVAIVLASLAAALTGPVAFVALAVPHMVRFLAGPPTAGTLALSGLAGAVLLLASDLVAQYLLPVGGLPVGVVTATLGAPWLLVLMIRQSSSVNRSVR, from the coding sequence ATGACCGACCTCGCACGGGACGAGAAGCCGCTCGGCTCGCCGTCCCCCGCTCCCTCCCCCGCCCCCCGACGCCGGCCCACGGTCCGCCGGACCCTGCTGCTCGCCCTCGCCGGCCTCGTGGTGCTCGGCGCGCTGGTGACGGTGTCGGTGGCCAACGGCGATATGCCGCTGCCGCCCGCCGATGCGGCCTTGGGCCTGTTCGGGATCGGTGATTCCGCCACCGTGCTCGTGGTCCAGGAGTTCCGGGCCCCGCGGATGGTCGCGGCCATCGTGGCGGGCGCGGGCCTGGCGGTCGCCGGTGCCCTGCTGCAGCGGCTGTTCCGCAATCCGCTCGCCTCCCCCGATGTGATGGGGGTGACCGGCGGAGCCTCGTTCGGCGCGGTGGCGATGCTGGCCGCCGGGGCCTCACAGGCGCTGATGCCGCTGGCCGCCCTCGGCGGCGGGCTGCTGGCCGCGGTCCTGCTGGGGGTGTTCGGCTGGCGCGCCGGGGTCAGCGTGACCCGCCTGGTGCTGGTCGGTCTCGCCGTCCAGGCGGGGCTGTCCGCGGCGGTGAGCTTCATGGTGGTCCGCTTCCCCACCGAGCTGGCCGGTTCGGCCCTCCAGTGGACCACGGGGTCGGTGTACGGGCGGACCTGGACCGAGGTGTGGTCCGCGGGCGGGGCGATGGCCGTGGCGCTGCTCGCCGCCTTCGTGCTGCAGCGCCGGCTCGCGGTCCTCGACCTGGGCGACGACTCGGCGGGCGCGCTCGGTCTGCGCACCCACACCGCCCGCCTGCAGATCCTGGTCGTCGCCATCGTGCTGGCCTCGCTGGCCGCCGCGCTGACCGGGCCGGTCGCCTTCGTCGCGCTCGCCGTCCCGCACATGGTGCGGTTCCTCGCCGGGCCGCCGACCGCCGGGACGCTGGCGCTGTCCGGCCTGGCCGGTGCGGTCCTGCTGCTCGCCTCCGACCTCGTGGCGCAGTACCTGCTGCCGGTCGGCGGGCTGCCGGTCGGCGTGGTCACCGCCACGCTGGGCGCACCGTGGCTGCTGGTGTTGATGATCCGTCAGAGCAGTTCCGTCAACAGGAGTGTCCGATGA
- a CDS encoding ABC transporter ATP-binding protein, with the protein MTANQLSTQGLDLRYGDRLIVGGLDLVLPGGAVTAIVGPNACGKSTLLRGLTRLLAPSAGSVALDGSDIHRMPAKALALRMGLLPQQPVTPDAITVEALVRLGRYPHQRLLSPWSTADQQAVEEALRRTGTLELRDQSVDRLSGGQRQRAWIALALAQDTELLLLDEPTTFLDLRHQLDVLDLVAALHSEAGRTVVMVLHDLGQAARYADHLVVLKDGQLAAAGAPADVLDAELVKSVFDVDCRVIPDPETGTPLVVPKGNAKRHTAVSA; encoded by the coding sequence ATGACCGCCAACCAGCTCTCCACCCAGGGACTCGATCTGCGCTACGGCGACCGGCTGATCGTCGGCGGCCTCGATCTGGTGCTGCCCGGCGGCGCCGTCACCGCGATCGTCGGCCCCAACGCCTGCGGCAAGTCGACGCTGTTGCGCGGGCTGACCCGGCTGCTGGCGCCGTCCGCCGGCTCCGTGGCGCTGGACGGCTCCGACATCCACCGGATGCCGGCCAAGGCGCTGGCCCTGCGGATGGGGCTGCTCCCCCAGCAGCCGGTCACTCCCGACGCGATCACGGTCGAAGCGCTGGTCCGGCTGGGCCGCTACCCGCACCAGCGGCTGCTGAGCCCCTGGTCGACGGCGGACCAGCAGGCGGTGGAGGAGGCGCTGCGGCGCACCGGCACCCTGGAGCTGCGCGACCAGAGCGTCGACCGGCTCTCCGGCGGCCAGCGGCAGCGCGCCTGGATCGCGCTCGCGCTGGCCCAGGACACCGAGCTGCTGCTGCTCGACGAGCCGACCACCTTCCTCGATCTGCGACACCAGCTCGATGTCCTCGATCTGGTCGCCGCACTGCACTCCGAGGCGGGCCGCACCGTGGTGATGGTGCTGCACGACCTCGGCCAGGCGGCCCGGTACGCGGATCACCTCGTGGTCCTCAAGGACGGGCAGCTGGCGGCGGCCGGCGCACCGGCGGACGTCCTCGACGCGGAGCTGGTCAAGTCCGTGTTCGACGTGGACTGCCGGGTGATCCCCGACCCCGAGACCGGCACCCCGCTGGTCGTCCCCAAGGGCAACGCGAAACGGCACACCGCCGTCTCCGCCTGA
- a CDS encoding ABC transporter substrate-binding protein: protein MLTRSTLHGAGRLPAALLSVVLGAGALTACGGGTSSGGDDAAKSGAGFPRTVKSAMGGDVKIPAKPQRVVVLDTGELDDVATLGIKPVGAVSPHMKTEGGFPTYLKDEIGGVKDVGPLLEPNLEKIIALKPDLILSSKVRHEKIYDKLRQIAPTVFTETTGGPWKANLKVHAKALGLEKEADRKLKEYESRAKALGEAIKKKYHGKMPSASVVRFVAGPTRLYQKSSYSGVVLDDIGLARPKSQSSTDPAKTMLDVSPEQIDKADADLVFVTTADTPSKTQQKDVTSNPVWKDLPAVKKHKVINVPDETWMSGIGIQAAEHMLADVAKATGVPLPKG, encoded by the coding sequence ATGCTGACCAGATCCACCCTCCACGGCGCCGGCCGGCTGCCGGCCGCGCTGCTCTCCGTCGTCCTGGGCGCGGGCGCCCTCACCGCGTGCGGTGGCGGCACCTCCTCGGGCGGCGATGACGCGGCGAAGAGCGGCGCCGGCTTCCCGCGCACCGTCAAGAGCGCCATGGGCGGCGACGTGAAGATCCCCGCCAAGCCCCAGCGCGTGGTCGTCCTGGACACCGGTGAGCTCGACGACGTCGCCACGCTCGGCATCAAGCCCGTCGGCGCGGTCTCGCCGCACATGAAGACCGAGGGCGGCTTCCCCACCTACCTCAAGGACGAGATCGGGGGTGTCAAGGACGTCGGTCCGCTGCTGGAGCCGAACCTGGAGAAGATCATCGCCCTGAAGCCCGACCTGATTCTGTCCTCCAAGGTCCGGCACGAGAAGATCTACGACAAGCTCCGGCAGATCGCGCCGACCGTCTTCACCGAGACCACCGGCGGCCCCTGGAAGGCCAATCTCAAGGTCCATGCCAAGGCGCTGGGTCTGGAGAAGGAAGCCGACCGGAAGCTGAAGGAGTACGAGAGCCGGGCCAAGGCGCTGGGCGAGGCCATCAAGAAGAAGTACCACGGCAAGATGCCGTCGGCGTCCGTGGTGCGCTTCGTCGCCGGCCCGACCCGCCTCTACCAGAAGTCCTCCTACAGCGGTGTGGTCCTCGACGACATCGGCCTGGCCCGGCCGAAGTCGCAGAGCTCGACCGACCCGGCCAAGACGATGCTGGACGTCAGCCCCGAGCAGATCGACAAGGCCGACGCGGACCTGGTGTTCGTCACCACCGCGGACACGCCGAGCAAGACCCAGCAGAAGGACGTCACGTCCAACCCGGTCTGGAAGGACCTGCCGGCCGTCAAGAAGCACAAGGTCATCAACGTGCCCGACGAGACCTGGATGTCCGGCATCGGCATCCAGGCCGCCGAGCACATGCTCGCCGACGTGGCGAAGGCCACCGGGGTGCCGCTGCCTAAGGGCTGA